In a single window of the Nilaparvata lugens isolate BPH chromosome 1, ASM1435652v1, whole genome shotgun sequence genome:
- the LOC111062310 gene encoding uncharacterized protein LOC111062310, which produces MKNRLSSFQPNMLLRSGSLDRIRQFPSYLCRRGSGGQLVTWIYNSRTVFTQALSFTHEQLRSLMLVVSVYLMVGLVALQLAAAMFVLSVVSTSLPNGMIFLLACILITSFIGFKTIPTDTKLEKRQ; this is translated from the exons ATGAAAAACAGACTGTCGTCATTCCAGCCCAACATGCTTCTCCGCTCCGGATCTCTGGATAGGATAAGACAGTTTCCGTCCTACCTCTGTCGCCGGGGGTCCGGAGGCCAACTAGTCACCTGGATCTACAATTCAAGAACTGTTTTCACTCAAGCTCTGTCTTTCACTCATGAACAG TTGAGATCGCTGATGTTGGTTGTGTCTGTGTACCTGATGGTGGGTCTAGTGGCGTTGCAACTGGCTGCTGCTATGTTCGTCCTCTCCGTTGTTTCAACCAGCCTCCCTAACGGCATGATCTTCCTTCTCGCTTGCATCCTTATCACCTCCTTCATCGGCTTCAAAACGATACCAACCGATACCAAACTAGAGAAAAGGCAATAG